A part of Vulpes vulpes isolate BD-2025 chromosome 15, VulVul3, whole genome shotgun sequence genomic DNA contains:
- the RASGEF1A gene encoding ras-GEF domain-containing family member 1A isoform X1, whose protein sequence is MFLEPQETMPQTSVVFSSILGPSHSGQVQPGMGERGSGASSSGDLVFQEGRLISGSLEALMEHLVPTVDYYPDRTYIFTFLLSSRVFIPPHDLLARVGQICLEQRQQLETPGSEKAKLKSFSAKIVQLLKEWTEAFPYDFQDEKAMAELKAITHRVTLCDEENGTVKKAIAQMTQSLLLSLAARSQLQELREKLRSPAMDKGSVLKAKPPATQKDILGVCCDPLVLAQQLTHIELERVSSIHPEDLMQIVSHMDSRDKHRCRGDLTKTYSLEAYDNWFNCLSMLVATEVCRVVKKKHRTRMLEFFIDVARECFNIGNFNSMMAIISGMNLSPVARLKKTWSKVKTAKFDVLEHHMDPSSNFCNYRTALQGATQRSQMANSSREKIVIPVFNLFVKDIYFLHKIHTNHLPNGHVNFKKFWEISRQIHEFMTWTQVECPFEKDKKIQNYLLTAPIYSEEALFIASFESEGPENHMEKDSWKTLRTTLLNRA, encoded by the exons gaAACTATGCCCCAGACGTCCGTCGTCTTCTCCAGCATACTCGGGCCCAGCCATAGTGGACAAGTGCAGCCCGGCATGGGGGAGCGAGGAAGCGGGGCCAGTAGCTCTGGGGACCTTGTCTTCCAAGAGGGTCGCCTCATCTCTGGGTCCCTGGAGGCCTTGATGGAGCACCTGGTCCCCACAGTGGACTATTACCCGGAT AGGACATACATCTTTACCTTCCTCTTGAGCTCCCGGGTCTTCATCCCCCCTCATGACCTGCTGGCCCGTGTGGGGCAGATCTGCCTggagcagaggcagcagctggagactcctgggtctgagaaG GCCAAGCTCAAGTCTTTCTCAGCCAAGATCGTACAGCTATTGAAGGAGTGGACGGAGGCCTTCCCCTATGACTTCCAGGATGAGAAGGCGATGGCCGAACTGAAGGCCATCACTCACCGGGTCACACTGTGTGATGAG GAGAATGGCACAGTGAAGAAGGCCATTGCCCAAATGACACAGAGCCTGCTGCTGTCTCTGGCTGCCCGAAGCCAGCTACAGGAGCTTCGGGAGAAGCTCCGCTCACCAGCCATGGACAAAGGGTCTGTCCTCAAGGCTAAGCCCCCAGCCACTCAGAAGGACATCCTGGGCGTGTGCTGCGACCCCCTGGTGCTGGCCCAGCAGCTGACTCATATAGAGCTG GAGAGGGTCAGCAGCATTCACCCTGAGGACCTGATGCAGATCGTCAGCCACATGGACTCCCGGGACAAGCACAGG TGCCGAGGGGACCTGACCAAGACTTATAGCCTGGAGGCCTATGACAACTGGTTCAACTGCCTTAGCATGCTAGTGGCCACTGAGGTGTGCCGG GTGGTGAAGAAGAAGCACCGGACCCGCATGCTAGAGTTCTTTATTGATGTGGCCCGGGAGTGCTTCAACATCGGGAATTTCAACTCCATGATGGCCATCATCT CTGGCATGAACCTCAGTCCTGTGGCGAGGCTGAAGAAAACGTGGTCCAAAGTCAAGACGGCCAAATTTGATGTCTTGGAG CACCACATGGACCCATCCAGCAATTTCTGCAACTATCGCACCGCCCTGCAGGGGGCCACGCAAAGGTCCCAGATGGCTAACAGCAGCCGAGAGAAGATTGTCATCCCTGTGTTCAACCTTTTCGTTAAGGACATTTACTTCTTGCACAAAATCCATACCAACCACCTGCCCAATGGGCATGTTAACTTCAAG aaattttgggAGATCTCCAGACAGATCCATGAGTTCATGACATGGACTCAGGTAGAGTGTCCCTTCGAGAAGGACAAGAAGATTCAGAATTACCTGCTCACGGCACCCATCTACAGCGAGGAAG CTCTCTTCATCGCCTCCTTTGAAAGTGAAGGTCCTGAAAACCACATGGAAAAAGATAGCTGGAAGACTCTCAG GACCACTCTCCTTAACAGAGCCTGA
- the RASGEF1A gene encoding ras-GEF domain-containing family member 1A isoform X2, which translates to MPQTSVVFSSILGPSHSGQVQPGMGERGSGASSSGDLVFQEGRLISGSLEALMEHLVPTVDYYPDRTYIFTFLLSSRVFIPPHDLLARVGQICLEQRQQLETPGSEKAKLKSFSAKIVQLLKEWTEAFPYDFQDEKAMAELKAITHRVTLCDEENGTVKKAIAQMTQSLLLSLAARSQLQELREKLRSPAMDKGSVLKAKPPATQKDILGVCCDPLVLAQQLTHIELERVSSIHPEDLMQIVSHMDSRDKHRCRGDLTKTYSLEAYDNWFNCLSMLVATEVCRVVKKKHRTRMLEFFIDVARECFNIGNFNSMMAIISGMNLSPVARLKKTWSKVKTAKFDVLEHHMDPSSNFCNYRTALQGATQRSQMANSSREKIVIPVFNLFVKDIYFLHKIHTNHLPNGHVNFKKFWEISRQIHEFMTWTQVECPFEKDKKIQNYLLTAPIYSEEALFIASFESEGPENHMEKDSWKTLRTTLLNRA; encoded by the exons ATGCCCCAGACGTCCGTCGTCTTCTCCAGCATACTCGGGCCCAGCCATAGTGGACAAGTGCAGCCCGGCATGGGGGAGCGAGGAAGCGGGGCCAGTAGCTCTGGGGACCTTGTCTTCCAAGAGGGTCGCCTCATCTCTGGGTCCCTGGAGGCCTTGATGGAGCACCTGGTCCCCACAGTGGACTATTACCCGGAT AGGACATACATCTTTACCTTCCTCTTGAGCTCCCGGGTCTTCATCCCCCCTCATGACCTGCTGGCCCGTGTGGGGCAGATCTGCCTggagcagaggcagcagctggagactcctgggtctgagaaG GCCAAGCTCAAGTCTTTCTCAGCCAAGATCGTACAGCTATTGAAGGAGTGGACGGAGGCCTTCCCCTATGACTTCCAGGATGAGAAGGCGATGGCCGAACTGAAGGCCATCACTCACCGGGTCACACTGTGTGATGAG GAGAATGGCACAGTGAAGAAGGCCATTGCCCAAATGACACAGAGCCTGCTGCTGTCTCTGGCTGCCCGAAGCCAGCTACAGGAGCTTCGGGAGAAGCTCCGCTCACCAGCCATGGACAAAGGGTCTGTCCTCAAGGCTAAGCCCCCAGCCACTCAGAAGGACATCCTGGGCGTGTGCTGCGACCCCCTGGTGCTGGCCCAGCAGCTGACTCATATAGAGCTG GAGAGGGTCAGCAGCATTCACCCTGAGGACCTGATGCAGATCGTCAGCCACATGGACTCCCGGGACAAGCACAGG TGCCGAGGGGACCTGACCAAGACTTATAGCCTGGAGGCCTATGACAACTGGTTCAACTGCCTTAGCATGCTAGTGGCCACTGAGGTGTGCCGG GTGGTGAAGAAGAAGCACCGGACCCGCATGCTAGAGTTCTTTATTGATGTGGCCCGGGAGTGCTTCAACATCGGGAATTTCAACTCCATGATGGCCATCATCT CTGGCATGAACCTCAGTCCTGTGGCGAGGCTGAAGAAAACGTGGTCCAAAGTCAAGACGGCCAAATTTGATGTCTTGGAG CACCACATGGACCCATCCAGCAATTTCTGCAACTATCGCACCGCCCTGCAGGGGGCCACGCAAAGGTCCCAGATGGCTAACAGCAGCCGAGAGAAGATTGTCATCCCTGTGTTCAACCTTTTCGTTAAGGACATTTACTTCTTGCACAAAATCCATACCAACCACCTGCCCAATGGGCATGTTAACTTCAAG aaattttgggAGATCTCCAGACAGATCCATGAGTTCATGACATGGACTCAGGTAGAGTGTCCCTTCGAGAAGGACAAGAAGATTCAGAATTACCTGCTCACGGCACCCATCTACAGCGAGGAAG CTCTCTTCATCGCCTCCTTTGAAAGTGAAGGTCCTGAAAACCACATGGAAAAAGATAGCTGGAAGACTCTCAG GACCACTCTCCTTAACAGAGCCTGA
- the LOC112913570 gene encoding LOW QUALITY PROTEIN: aurora kinase A-like (The sequence of the model RefSeq protein was modified relative to this genomic sequence to represent the inferred CDS: inserted 2 bases in 1 codon), producing the protein MDKSKENCIAGPVKTAIALGDGPKRVLVTQQVPSQNPLSANSGQAQQVLCPSNSSQRVPPQTQKLVSSHKPAQNLKQKQLQATGVPRPASRSLNNTQKSEQPSSSAPGNNSEKELATKQKNEESKKRQWALEDFEIGRPLGKGKFGNVYLAREKQSKFILAIKVLFKAQLEKAGVEHQLRREVEIQSHLRHPNILRLYGYFHDATRVYLILEYAPLGAVYRELQKLSKFDEQRTANITELADALSYCHSXRVIHRDIKPENLLLGSAGELKIADFGWSVHAPSSRRTTLCGTLDYLPPEMIEGRMHDEKVDLWSLGVLCYEFLVGKPPFEASTYQETYKRISRVEFTFPDFVPEGARDLISRLLKHNPSQRTTLKDVLEHPWIMANSSKPSSSQKSKDSTSKQS; encoded by the exons ATGGACAAATCTAAAGAAAACTGCATTGCAGGGCCTGTTAAGACTGCAATTGCACTTGGTGATGGTCCAAAACGTGTTCTGGTGACTCAGCAAGTTCCTTCACAGAATccattatctgcaaatagtggccAGGCCCAGCAGGTCTTGTGTCCTTCAAATTCTTCCCAGCGAGTTCCTCCACAAACCCAAAAGCTCGTCTCCAGCCATAAACCTGCTCAGAATCTGAAGCAGAAGCAATTGCAGGCAACTGGTGTCCCTCGTCCTGCCTCTAGGTCACTGAATAATACCCAAAAGAGTGAGCAACCCTCGTCATCAGCCCCtggaaataattctgaaaaggaactggcaacaaaacagaaaaatgaagaatcaaaAAAAAGGCAATGGGCTTTGGAAGATTTTGAAATTGGTCGCCCACTGGGTAAAGGAAAGTTTGGTAATGTTTACTTGGcaagggaaaaacaaagcaagtTTATCCTGGctattaaagtattatttaaagctcAACTGGAGAAAGCAGGAGTTGAACATCAGCTGAGAAGAGAAGTAGAAATACAGTCCCACCTTAGGCATCCAAATATTCTTAGGCTGTATGGTTATTTCCATGATGCCACCAGAGTTTACCTAATTCTAGAATATGCACCTCTTGGAGCTGTCTACAGAGAACTTCAGAAACTGTCAAAGTTTGATGAGCAGAGAACTGCTAATATCACAGAGTTGGCAGATGCCCTGTCTTACTGTCACTC AAGAGTCATTCACAGAGACATTAAGCCAGAGAACCTACTCCTTGGATCAGCTGGAGAGCTTAAGATTGCAGATTTTGGGTGGTCAGTACATGCTCCATCCTCCAGGAGAACCACCCTGTGTGGCACCCTGGATTACTTGCCCCCAGAGATGATTGAAGGCCGAATGCATGATGAGAAGGTGGATCTCTGGAGCCTCGGGGTTCTTTGCTATGAATTTCTAGTTGGGAAGCCTCCTTTTGAGGCAAGCACATACCAAGAGACCTACAAAAGAATATCACGGGTTGAATTCACATTCCCTGACTTCGTGCCGGAGGGAGCCAGGGATCTCATTTCAAGACTGTTGAAACATAATCCCAGCCAAAGAACAACTCTCAAGGATGTACTTGAACACCCGTGGATCATGGCTAACTCATCAAAACCATCAAGTAGCCAAAAAAGCAAAGACTCAACTAGCAAACAGTCTTAA